In Mastigocladopsis repens PCC 10914, a single window of DNA contains:
- a CDS encoding type IV pilin-like G/H family protein, whose translation MKTELKAKFLQHILNKKKNDEGFTLIELLVVIIIIGILSAIALPSFLNQANKGKQSEAKQYVGSMNRAQQAYYLENAEFSTGINQLGLGINTATENYKYEVKGNASQVANNGLSSKTALKSYVGVVILSSQQQTSEATTLASLCESNAVGAVTTALDPAVSGTAPQLQPSCPATFSVLKSK comes from the coding sequence ATGAAGACCGAATTGAAAGCAAAATTTCTCCAACACATTCTTAACAAAAAGAAGAACGACGAAGGTTTCACCCTCATTGAACTACTAGTAGTCATTATTATTATTGGTATTCTTTCTGCTATTGCTTTGCCTTCCTTCCTCAACCAAGCAAACAAAGGTAAGCAGTCGGAAGCTAAACAATATGTTGGTTCCATGAACCGCGCTCAACAAGCATATTACTTGGAAAATGCTGAGTTTTCGACTGGCATAAATCAGTTAGGGCTTGGTATCAATACCGCAACCGAAAACTACAAGTATGAAGTTAAGGGGAACGCTTCTCAGGTTGCTAATAATGGTTTATCTTCAAAAACTGCCCTTAAATCTTATGTTGGTGTTGTGATTTTATCTTCGCAACAACAAACGAGTGAAGCAACTACTTTAGCTTCTTTATGTGAGTCTAATGCCGTTGGTGCAGTAACAACAGCTCTTGATCCAGCTGTTAGTGGCACCGCACCACAACTGCAACCCAGTTGTCCAGCTACTTTCTCAGTACTTAAATCTAAGTAA
- the trxB gene encoding thioredoxin-disulfide reductase yields the protein MTNPTVENVVIIGSGPAGYTAAIYAGRANLKPVVFEGFQAGGLPGGQLMTTTEVENFPGFPQGITGPELMDQMKAQAERWGAELYTEDVIEVDLSQRPFTVRSEEREFKTHSVIIATGATAKRLGLPNEHQFWSRGISACAICDGATPIFHGAELAVVGGGDSAAEEAIYLTKYGSQVNLLVRSEKMRASKAMQDRVLSNPKINVHWNSEPVDIFGNEKHMEGVKIRNTKTGEESKLHVKGLFYAIGHTPNTSLFKGQLELDEVGYIVTKPGSPETSVEGVFAAGDVQDHEYRQAITAAGSGCAAAMLAERWLSFTGLIQEFHQKPETPDNELEHQPAETKTEEQKAAEFDLETTRHQGGYALRKLFHESDRLIIVKYVSPGCGPCHTLKPILNKVVDEFDGKIHFVEIDIDKDRDIAENAGVVGTPTVQFFKDKDLVKELKGVKQKSEYRQLIESNL from the coding sequence ATGACCAACCCGACAGTAGAAAACGTAGTGATTATAGGTTCTGGTCCAGCAGGGTATACAGCTGCCATCTACGCCGGACGGGCTAACCTCAAACCCGTTGTCTTTGAGGGTTTCCAAGCCGGGGGTTTGCCTGGTGGTCAGCTCATGACAACGACTGAAGTCGAGAACTTTCCTGGGTTTCCCCAAGGAATTACCGGACCCGAACTGATGGATCAGATGAAGGCGCAAGCGGAGCGCTGGGGGGCTGAGTTATATACAGAAGATGTTATTGAAGTTGATTTGAGTCAGCGTCCTTTCACTGTCCGCTCAGAGGAACGGGAATTTAAAACCCACAGTGTCATTATCGCTACGGGTGCGACAGCAAAGCGTTTGGGTTTACCCAACGAACATCAATTCTGGAGCCGGGGGATTTCCGCTTGTGCTATCTGTGATGGTGCTACGCCTATTTTTCACGGGGCGGAATTAGCTGTGGTGGGTGGCGGCGACTCGGCGGCGGAAGAAGCGATTTACCTGACCAAGTACGGCTCTCAAGTAAATTTGCTGGTGCGTTCCGAGAAGATGCGGGCTTCTAAAGCCATGCAAGACCGGGTTTTGAGTAACCCTAAAATTAATGTTCACTGGAACTCAGAACCAGTGGACATCTTTGGTAACGAAAAGCACATGGAAGGGGTAAAAATCCGCAACACTAAAACCGGCGAAGAGAGCAAACTGCACGTTAAGGGATTATTCTACGCCATTGGTCACACTCCCAATACATCTTTATTTAAGGGACAACTAGAACTGGATGAGGTAGGCTACATTGTCACCAAGCCTGGTTCTCCAGAAACAAGCGTAGAAGGTGTTTTTGCCGCTGGCGACGTACAAGACCATGAGTACCGTCAGGCAATTACTGCTGCGGGGAGTGGCTGTGCGGCGGCGATGTTAGCAGAACGCTGGTTGTCTTTCACTGGCTTGATTCAGGAATTCCATCAAAAACCGGAAACTCCAGATAATGAATTAGAACATCAGCCAGCCGAAACCAAAACCGAGGAACAAAAAGCCGCTGAATTTGATTTAGAGACAACTCGGCATCAGGGGGGTTATGCTTTGCGGAAGCTGTTCCACGAGAGCGATCGCCTAATTATCGTCAAATACGTCTCTCCTGGCTGTGGTCCTTGCCATACCCTCAAGCCGATATTAAACAAAGTCGTGGATGAATTTGACGGTAAAATTCACTTTGTCGAGATTGACATCGACAAAGACCGAGACATTGCCGAAAATGCTGGTGTCGTAGGAACACCCACAGTTCAGTTCTTCAAGGATAAGGATCTTGTGAAGGAACTCAAAGGCGTCAAGCAAAAGAGCGAGTATCGCCAATTGATTGAAAGCAATTTGTAA
- a CDS encoding tetratricopeptide repeat protein: MRKMKVVCIAALTTFVAVATVSCSKNDDVLVTEIGVRPAGRPAARPSQARDFYIQGQYKQIKGDSQGAISSYSKAISINPNYGAAYNSRGLTQFDMGNQQEAISDYNQAISLNSNDAQAYNNRGNARAAQGDRNGAIEDYSQAIRLNPKYAEAYNNRGNAFAANGDRNSAIDDYSQAINLNPNFAVAYNNRGNARAAQGDREGAIADYNQAILLAPNFAAAYNNRGNAYAALGDKQKAMEDFQRSAQIFEKQNNKQLYQQVMNNMQEIEQK; the protein is encoded by the coding sequence ATGAGAAAGATGAAGGTTGTCTGCATAGCTGCGCTTACCACATTTGTTGCCGTTGCAACCGTTTCTTGTAGTAAAAACGACGATGTATTGGTAACAGAAATAGGCGTCCGTCCAGCAGGACGTCCAGCAGCACGACCATCTCAAGCTAGGGACTTTTACATTCAGGGTCAATATAAGCAGATTAAAGGAGACTCACAAGGCGCGATCTCTTCTTATTCTAAAGCGATTAGCATCAATCCCAACTATGGGGCTGCTTACAATAGCCGGGGACTTACCCAGTTTGATATGGGGAACCAACAGGAGGCAATTTCGGATTACAACCAAGCAATTAGCCTCAATTCCAACGATGCTCAAGCTTATAATAACCGAGGGAATGCCCGCGCCGCCCAGGGAGACAGAAACGGGGCGATAGAAGATTACAGCCAAGCCATTCGCCTCAATCCCAAGTACGCCGAAGCGTACAATAATCGGGGAAATGCTTTTGCGGCTAATGGAGATAGAAACAGCGCAATAGACGATTACAGCCAAGCGATTAATCTCAATCCTAACTTTGCTGTGGCGTACAATAATCGTGGAAACGCCCGCGCCGCCCAAGGAGATAGAGAAGGGGCGATCGCAGACTACAACCAAGCCATTCTCCTTGCTCCCAACTTTGCAGCAGCATACAATAACCGAGGAAATGCTTATGCTGCGTTAGGAGATAAACAGAAAGCTATGGAAGATTTCCAGCGATCGGCACAAATCTTTGAGAAACAGAATAATAAACAACTCTATCAACAAGTCATGAACAATATGCAAGAAATTGAACAAAAATAG
- a CDS encoding ribonuclease D, giving the protein MPYLTSASEIRSLVAEYTKLSILWIDTEIAEYKSRNPRLSLIQVLDDPKDLSGERTFVLDVLDLPDVAFEFIDKIMVNSNIEKVFHNASFDVRFLGGKKAKNITCTLEMAKKIPSYALPLPNYQLKTLATELCHFKNIDKQEQSSDWGKRPLTEEQIEYAYLDCIYLAQVHLRLIELNKEINPEPETENLTSLNARYAQIEQQWKLLDSEFAHLQERIKKAMLAQNLSESSYFKLNSYERTTVKVLFTQLARLAHTQNIDLDFPITLTQKLQKDLGENLEQLSVDIEKTTAWRLTPKNQESDQNSDE; this is encoded by the coding sequence ATGCCATACTTGACCTCAGCAAGCGAAATCCGTTCTCTTGTTGCTGAATATACCAAACTTAGCATTTTGTGGATTGATACAGAAATAGCTGAATATAAAAGTCGTAATCCCAGACTATCGCTGATTCAGGTATTGGATGATCCAAAAGATTTGAGTGGCGAGCGCACCTTTGTTTTAGATGTCCTCGACCTGCCTGATGTTGCCTTTGAGTTTATTGACAAAATTATGGTCAATTCCAATATTGAAAAAGTTTTTCATAATGCTAGCTTTGATGTGAGATTTTTAGGTGGCAAGAAAGCAAAAAATATTACTTGCACTTTAGAAATGGCAAAAAAAATTCCCTCCTATGCCTTGCCATTACCCAACTATCAACTAAAAACTCTAGCTACGGAACTTTGTCATTTTAAGAATATAGATAAACAAGAACAAAGCAGCGACTGGGGAAAGCGACCATTAACAGAAGAACAAATAGAGTATGCTTACCTAGACTGCATTTATCTTGCTCAAGTGCATCTACGTTTGATAGAATTAAACAAAGAAATTAACCCAGAACCGGAGACGGAAAACTTAACATCACTGAATGCAAGATATGCACAGATCGAGCAACAGTGGAAACTGTTAGATTCAGAATTCGCACATTTACAAGAGCGAATAAAAAAAGCTATGCTGGCTCAGAATTTATCAGAAAGCTCATATTTCAAGTTAAATTCTTACGAGCGAACAACGGTGAAAGTGCTGTTTACACAACTCGCAAGGCTAGCACACACTCAAAACATCGATTTAGATTTTCCCATCACACTAACTCAGAAACTGCAAAAAGATTTAGGAGAAAACCTTGAACAACTGTCTGTAGATATTGAGAAAACCACTGCTTGGCGGCTGACTCCCAAAAATCAAGAAAGTGACCAAAACAGTGATGAATAA
- a CDS encoding DUF6364 family protein: protein MQTKLTLRLDDSLVKKAKKWAKIHEISLSEAIATFFEQLPDPDQPLELSHWTQSLVGILKIEEDIPEDKLRQQYLDYLEDKYR, encoded by the coding sequence ATGCAAACGAAGCTGACTTTGCGCTTAGACGATTCACTGGTCAAAAAAGCTAAGAAATGGGCAAAAATTCATGAAATCTCTCTTTCTGAGGCAATAGCCACTTTTTTTGAGCAACTCCCAGATCCAGACCAACCGTTAGAACTGAGTCACTGGACTCAGAGCCTAGTGGGAATCCTCAAAATAGAAGAAGACATTCCTGAAGATAAATTGCGCCAGCAGTACCTAGACTACCTTGAGGATAAATATCGGTGA
- a CDS encoding PIN domain-containing protein: protein MKLVLFDTDVVLDVLLQRQPFFAASALALDTVAHLKVEGYLAGHAMTNLFYLLRRHLGTDKSREALNTLMSKMHVAAVTDAVIREALASSFPDFKDAVTHATARAEGIEAIVTRNIKDFRMGTISAMLPEVFLATLI from the coding sequence GTGAAACTGGTGCTGTTTGACACTGATGTGGTTCTGGACGTGTTGCTGCAACGCCAGCCCTTCTTTGCAGCCTCGGCACTAGCACTTGATACAGTTGCTCATCTTAAAGTAGAAGGGTACCTTGCTGGTCACGCAATGACTAATCTGTTCTATCTTTTGCGGCGACATTTGGGCACAGATAAGAGTCGAGAAGCTTTAAACACATTGATGTCTAAGATGCACGTAGCCGCAGTCACAGATGCTGTGATTCGGGAAGCACTTGCGAGTTCATTTCCTGATTTTAAGGATGCGGTGACTCATGCAACTGCTAGAGCCGAAGGGATAGAGGCGATCGTTACCCGCAACATCAAGGATTTTCGTATGGGAACTATCTCTGCTATGCTACCAGAGGTTTTCCTGGCAACTCTAATTTAA
- a CDS encoding DevA family ABC transporter ATP-binding protein: MEPVISIENLDHYFGHNQLKKQVLFDINLEINAGEIIIMTGPSGSGKTTLLTLVGGLRSAQEGRLRVLGQELCGASAAELTLARRNNGYIFQAHNLHGSLTALQNVKMGLELHKHMTLEQMETRSIAMLEQVGLEQRRNYYPDNLSGGQKQRVAIARALVAEPKIVLADEPTAALDKKSGRDVVELMQRLAKENGCTILLVTHDNRILDIADRIIYMEDGRLAKNPNAVAMVE, from the coding sequence ATGGAGCCTGTCATCTCTATCGAGAATCTTGACCACTACTTCGGTCACAATCAACTCAAGAAGCAAGTTTTGTTTGACATCAACTTGGAAATCAACGCTGGTGAAATTATCATTATGACAGGTCCGTCTGGTTCCGGCAAAACGACGCTGCTCACGTTGGTGGGTGGATTACGTTCTGCCCAGGAAGGTCGTTTGCGTGTTTTGGGACAAGAACTGTGCGGTGCTAGTGCAGCAGAACTAACACTGGCGCGACGCAATAACGGTTATATTTTCCAAGCACACAACCTGCATGGTAGCTTAACGGCATTACAAAACGTCAAGATGGGCTTGGAACTACACAAACATATGACCTTAGAACAGATGGAAACCCGCTCTATTGCCATGCTAGAGCAAGTAGGATTAGAGCAACGCCGCAATTACTATCCCGATAACCTGTCGGGTGGACAAAAACAAAGGGTGGCGATCGCTCGTGCTTTGGTTGCAGAACCCAAAATTGTGCTTGCTGATGAACCCACAGCAGCACTCGATAAAAAATCTGGTCGCGATGTGGTAGAACTCATGCAACGTCTTGCCAAAGAAAATGGTTGCACAATATTGTTAGTTACTCATGACAACCGGATTCTCGATATTGCCGACCGCATTATCTATATGGAAGATGGTCGTTTAGCAAAAAATCCTAATGCTGTTGCTATGGTGGAGTAA
- the devC gene encoding ABC transporter permease DevC: MIGFIQQLQRRTPLGWLQLSHEKSRLLVALAGIAFADVLMFMQLGFQNALYDSNTRLNRVLQTDIVLVSPKARNMQNLSTFSRRRLYQASGISGVKSAEGMYVSIIAWKNPQTRRETSIQVIGINPDQPTFQLPEVNQQLDKIKLPDTFLFDQGSKGDYKEAIAQIEQGKTVTTEVENHTITLNGLFKLGTSFGADGNLITSDQNFLRLFPKQEAANINLGLVYLEPGYDPKQVAAALRSYLPEDVKVLTHEEFIQFEQNYWQTESPIGFIFGLGVSMGFIVGIIIVYQVLSTDVNAHLKEYATFKAMGYNNLYLLGVIFEETLILAFLGFIPGTIVPLGLYHLTRNATNLPIYMTLTRALVVLMLTITMCVISGAIATRKLQAADPADMF; encoded by the coding sequence GTGATTGGATTCATACAACAGTTACAGCGGCGAACACCGCTGGGATGGCTGCAACTAAGCCATGAAAAAAGTCGTTTGCTTGTGGCATTGGCAGGCATTGCCTTTGCTGATGTTTTGATGTTCATGCAGCTTGGCTTTCAGAATGCACTGTATGACAGTAATACTCGCCTCAACCGAGTTTTACAGACAGACATTGTTTTAGTCAGTCCCAAAGCTCGTAATATGCAAAATCTGTCTACATTTTCTCGGCGACGACTGTATCAAGCATCCGGCATATCAGGAGTGAAGTCGGCAGAAGGAATGTATGTCAGTATCATCGCCTGGAAAAATCCCCAAACTCGTCGCGAAACATCAATTCAAGTTATTGGGATCAATCCTGACCAACCAACTTTCCAGTTACCGGAAGTAAACCAACAGTTGGATAAGATTAAGCTGCCGGATACCTTCTTATTCGACCAAGGTTCTAAAGGAGATTACAAAGAAGCAATTGCCCAAATTGAACAAGGTAAAACCGTTACCACCGAAGTTGAAAACCACACCATCACTCTCAATGGCTTATTCAAATTAGGGACTTCCTTCGGGGCTGATGGCAACCTGATTACCAGCGATCAAAATTTTTTACGGCTTTTTCCCAAACAAGAAGCAGCCAATATCAATCTGGGTTTGGTTTATCTTGAACCAGGCTATGACCCAAAGCAGGTAGCAGCAGCATTGAGAAGCTACTTACCTGAGGATGTTAAAGTCCTAACCCATGAGGAATTTATCCAGTTTGAGCAAAACTACTGGCAGACAGAAAGCCCTATCGGCTTTATCTTCGGTTTGGGTGTGTCGATGGGGTTCATCGTCGGCATCATCATCGTCTATCAAGTCCTTTCCACCGATGTGAATGCTCACCTGAAGGAATACGCCACCTTCAAAGCCATGGGCTATAACAATCTCTACCTGCTAGGAGTCATTTTTGAAGAGACTCTTATCTTAGCATTTCTGGGCTTTATTCCAGGAACGATAGTTCCTTTGGGACTTTACCATCTGACAAGAAATGCGACAAATTTGCCCATCTACATGACCTTAACACGAGCCTTGGTGGTGCTCATGCTAACCATCACTATGTGTGTGATTTCTGGAGCGATCGCCACCCGCAAACTCCAAGCTGCTGACCCTGCTGATATGTTCTAA
- a CDS encoding ABC exporter membrane fusion protein yields the protein MVRDATASGSAFFKHSRRPLMILAIATTFVVSGVTAYRFRQFQSQQSVTQTSQVSIPKVTKVGALGRLEPHGEVIKVSAPTSSQENRVEQLLVKEGDKVKAGQVIAILDSKDRLQAAVLKAQEQVRVKQVNLAQVQAGAKRGEIEAQKAQVDRLKAQWEGEKTAQEETIARLKAQWEGDRIAQQATFGKLEAERNNAQAEYERYQQLHSEGAISKSSFDSKRLSLDTATQQLREAQAVLTRIDGTSSRQLSEAKAVLTRINITGRKQLNEAQATLQKIAEVRPLDVEAAKAEVNDAIAEVNQAKKNLAQAYVRSPQAGQVLDIHTRAGEVVSDDGIAEIGQTDQMYAVAEVYQSDVSKVRPGQQVRVISDSLPSELQGKVDRIGLQVRRQSVVNTDPSSNIDARVVEVHVRLDDASSQKAAQFTNLQVKAVIAL from the coding sequence ATGGTGCGTGATGCAACAGCTAGTGGTTCTGCATTCTTCAAACATAGCCGTCGCCCACTGATGATACTGGCAATTGCTACAACCTTTGTTGTTAGCGGGGTGACAGCCTACAGGTTTCGGCAGTTCCAGTCACAGCAGTCTGTAACCCAAACGTCCCAAGTTAGTATACCTAAAGTCACAAAGGTCGGTGCCTTGGGAAGGCTAGAGCCACACGGAGAGGTCATCAAAGTTTCAGCTCCTACATCTAGTCAAGAGAATCGAGTTGAGCAATTGTTAGTGAAGGAAGGGGACAAAGTAAAAGCAGGGCAGGTAATTGCCATTCTTGACAGCAAAGACCGCCTTCAAGCTGCTGTACTCAAGGCACAGGAACAAGTGAGAGTGAAGCAGGTAAACCTTGCTCAGGTTCAAGCAGGTGCAAAACGCGGTGAAATTGAAGCGCAAAAGGCTCAGGTTGACCGATTGAAGGCGCAGTGGGAGGGAGAGAAGACAGCGCAAGAGGAAACGATCGCCCGGCTGAAAGCGCAGTGGGAAGGCGACAGGATAGCACAACAGGCAACTTTTGGAAAACTAGAGGCAGAACGCAACAATGCTCAAGCCGAATATGAGCGCTATCAGCAGCTACATTCTGAAGGTGCAATTTCTAAGTCTTCATTTGACAGTAAGCGCCTCAGTTTAGACACTGCAACCCAGCAGTTGAGAGAAGCTCAAGCAGTCCTCACCCGGATTGATGGCACGAGTAGCAGACAACTCAGCGAAGCCAAAGCAGTCCTCACCCGCATTAACATCACTGGTCGCAAACAACTCAATGAAGCCCAAGCCACACTCCAGAAAATAGCCGAGGTGCGTCCACTAGATGTGGAAGCGGCAAAAGCAGAAGTCAATGATGCCATAGCAGAAGTGAATCAGGCTAAGAAAAATTTGGCACAGGCTTACGTGCGATCGCCCCAAGCCGGTCAAGTCTTGGATATACACACACGCGCTGGTGAAGTAGTGTCAGATGATGGCATCGCTGAGATTGGACAAACCGACCAAATGTATGCTGTTGCAGAAGTTTACCAAAGTGATGTCAGCAAAGTCCGTCCGGGACAGCAGGTGCGGGTCATCAGCGATTCGCTACCTAGTGAATTGCAAGGAAAAGTAGATCGCATCGGCTTACAGGTGCGTCGCCAGAGTGTAGTCAATACTGACCCTAGTAGCAATATTGACGCCAGAGTGGTTGAAGTCCATGTACGACTAGATGATGCCTCTAGCCAAAAAGCTGCTCAATTTACTAATTTGCAAGTCAAGGCGGTGATTGCACTGTGA
- a CDS encoding TetR/AcrR family transcriptional regulator, whose protein sequence is MRKPETNNLDRKLSEEKVDAILAGAIQEFLAHGFAATTMDRVTAAAGVSKTTVYSHFQDKEGLFTALMQQLILEKYYASFNPQKAQLMQGEASTILRHLAFSMLDNTIGDQQVLGLIRLIIGESGRFPELARAFVRNLEKSFLEDLCQFLASRVELNLPDPEVAARVFVGTLLHFILVQEVLHGKEILPMERDRLIDNLIDLLTINQTPKHLATDQYSGTRQKSSRRNRKDSGKFERDYRSEPKRLRSIRLTDTTWQKLAVIADKNQLTRSEVIEIIARDGELH, encoded by the coding sequence ATGAGAAAGCCAGAAACTAATAATTTAGATCGTAAGTTGTCAGAAGAAAAAGTTGATGCCATTCTGGCAGGTGCAATACAAGAGTTTCTAGCACATGGCTTTGCTGCTACAACAATGGATCGGGTGACAGCAGCAGCTGGTGTGTCTAAAACAACGGTGTACAGCCATTTTCAAGACAAGGAAGGACTGTTTACTGCCCTCATGCAGCAATTGATACTAGAAAAATATTATGCATCGTTTAACCCTCAAAAAGCTCAATTAATGCAAGGTGAAGCGTCTACGATCCTGCGCCATTTAGCATTCAGCATGCTAGATAACACTATAGGTGACCAACAGGTGCTAGGATTAATTCGCTTGATAATTGGCGAGTCTGGACGCTTTCCGGAATTAGCCAGAGCCTTTGTTCGTAATCTTGAAAAATCATTTTTGGAGGATCTGTGCCAATTCCTCGCGTCTCGTGTTGAACTCAACTTACCAGATCCAGAAGTCGCTGCACGCGTCTTTGTTGGGACATTACTACATTTCATCCTGGTTCAGGAAGTCCTGCATGGCAAGGAAATTCTACCAATGGAGCGCGATCGCCTTATTGACAACTTGATTGACTTATTGACTATTAATCAGACTCCAAAGCATTTAGCCACAGATCAGTATTCAGGGACAAGGCAGAAATCTTCCAGGCGTAACCGTAAGGATTCAGGAAAATTTGAGCGAGACTATCGCTCTGAGCCTAAACGTTTACGTTCTATTAGACTCACAGACACAACTTGGCAAAAACTGGCTGTAATAGCAGATAAAAATCAACTCACCCGCAGTGAGGTTATCGAAATCATTGCTCGTGATGGTGAACTACATTGA
- a CDS encoding DUF1636 domain-containing protein: protein MFVCTTCSSVWKDGKRVGESGGEKLLKGLQQQQQDWKLHEEFAIQPVECMSACDRSCVIGFASVGKYTYLFGDLSSDLSIAEIAAVLECASKYYTYPQGLLPWAERPEPLKKGILAKIPPLSVPMLGE from the coding sequence ATGTTTGTTTGTACCACTTGCTCAAGTGTGTGGAAAGACGGAAAGCGGGTTGGTGAAAGTGGTGGAGAAAAGTTATTAAAGGGATTGCAACAACAGCAGCAAGACTGGAAATTGCATGAAGAATTTGCGATTCAGCCTGTAGAATGCATGAGTGCATGCGATCGCTCTTGTGTTATCGGTTTCGCTTCTGTTGGTAAATATACTTATCTTTTTGGTGATTTGTCGTCTGATTTGTCTATTGCAGAAATTGCTGCGGTGTTAGAGTGTGCCAGTAAATATTACACTTACCCTCAAGGCTTGTTACCCTGGGCAGAAAGACCAGAACCACTCAAAAAAGGAATTTTGGCAAAAATTCCTCCTTTATCTGTGCCAATGTTAGGAGAATAG